The following proteins are co-located in the Leptodactylus fuscus isolate aLepFus1 chromosome 8, aLepFus1.hap2, whole genome shotgun sequence genome:
- the PLA2G10 gene encoding group 10 secretory phospholipase A2: MELEILLMFFLCGCLNGDQDSTRIRQKRGIFELAGAIQCGTDRSSLLYLGYGCYCGLGGHGIPKDKTDWCCYKHDCCYGYAEHYGCFPKSNNYKWKCVDHSIKCDYTRDFCQKILCKCDKELAKCLRKAPYSAKYALYPNFLCGKENLQCKY; encoded by the exons GTCTGAATGGTGATCAAGACAGCACCCGGATACGGCAGAAGAGAGGGATCTTCGAATTAGCTGGAGCCATTCAATGTGGAACTGACAGGTCTTCCCTGTTGTATCTTGGATATGGATGTTACTGTGGCCTTGGGGGACATGGAATACCAAAAGACAAGACAGACTG GTGCTGCTATAAACATGATTGCTGCTATGGATACGCAGAACATTATGGTTGCTTTCCTAAGAGCAATAACTATAAGTGGAAATGTGTTGATCACTCCATAAAATGTG atTACACAAGAGATTTCTGCCAAAAAATACTATGCAAATGTGACAAAGAATTAGCAAAATGCCTTCGGAAAGCACCTTATAGTGCAAAGTATGCTCTGTATCCAAATTTCTTATGTGGTAAAGAAAATCTACAATGCAAGTATTGA